A genomic window from Cloacibacillus evryensis DSM 19522 includes:
- the hisS gene encoding histidine--tRNA ligase, protein MEAVKAPRGTRDILGDESWKWAYVTQICRNVADDYGYREVHLPIFEHTELFCRGVGETTDVVEKEMYTFTDKGGRSITLRPELTASMVRSYLENEMNKGTQPAKLWSIGPMFRYERPQKGRYRQFVQLDIEALGAQDAFVDLEVIDFSMELYRRLGLSNLQVVLNSVGCPKCRPVYRKALQDYLRGRYDELCDTCKSRFDRNPLRILDCKSPICKEITEGAPSVMDHLCDECKDHFEQLRRGLDKIGAVVKHDKRLVRGLDYYTKTAYEILSGDLGSQNAVCGGGRYDNLAEAIGGPHVPGVGFASGIERVILTMEAQGCGFGRKPENKVYVVAAEPDARLEAMDLMRTLRMNRISADMDYMARAMKGQMKTAGNSAEYACILGMSEIEKGVVTVKNLKEGVQEELTVEQVINKLK, encoded by the coding sequence ATGGAAGCAGTCAAGGCGCCGCGTGGAACAAGAGACATACTTGGGGACGAGTCTTGGAAATGGGCCTATGTAACGCAGATATGCCGCAATGTTGCGGATGATTATGGATATAGAGAGGTACATCTTCCGATCTTCGAGCATACAGAGCTCTTCTGCCGCGGAGTCGGCGAGACGACGGACGTCGTCGAGAAGGAGATGTACACCTTCACGGATAAGGGCGGACGCAGCATCACCCTGCGCCCCGAACTGACCGCTTCGATGGTGCGCTCATACCTTGAAAATGAGATGAATAAGGGCACGCAGCCCGCGAAGCTCTGGAGCATCGGCCCGATGTTCCGCTACGAGCGCCCGCAGAAGGGGCGCTACCGTCAGTTCGTACAGCTCGACATCGAGGCGCTCGGCGCGCAGGACGCCTTTGTTGACCTGGAAGTGATCGACTTCTCGATGGAGCTCTACCGCCGGCTCGGCCTCTCGAATCTGCAGGTGGTGCTGAACTCGGTCGGCTGCCCTAAGTGCCGCCCCGTCTACCGCAAGGCGCTGCAGGATTATCTGCGCGGACGTTATGACGAACTCTGCGACACCTGCAAGAGCCGCTTCGACCGCAACCCGCTGCGTATCCTCGACTGCAAGAGCCCGATCTGCAAGGAGATCACGGAGGGCGCTCCTTCGGTGATGGACCACCTCTGCGACGAGTGCAAGGATCATTTTGAACAGCTTCGGCGCGGCCTCGACAAGATCGGCGCGGTGGTGAAGCACGACAAGCGCCTCGTGCGCGGCCTTGATTATTATACAAAGACGGCCTATGAGATACTCTCCGGCGACCTGGGGTCGCAGAACGCCGTCTGCGGCGGCGGCCGTTACGACAACCTAGCCGAAGCGATCGGCGGCCCGCATGTGCCGGGCGTCGGCTTCGCCTCGGGAATCGAGCGCGTCATCCTCACGATGGAGGCGCAGGGCTGCGGCTTCGGACGGAAACCTGAGAACAAGGTCTACGTCGTCGCCGCCGAACCGGACGCGCGCCTTGAGGCGATGGACCTGATGCGCACGCTGCGCATGAACCGCATCTCGGCCGATATGGATTATATGGCCAGGGCGATGAAGGGGCAGATGAAGACGGCGGGAAATTCGGCGGAATACGCCTGCATCCTCGGCATGAGCGAGATCGAGAAGGGCGTCGTGACCGTGAAGAACCTCAAAGAGGGCGTGCAGGAAGAGCTGACGGTCGAGCAGGTCATAAACAAATTAAAGTAG
- the msrB gene encoding peptide-methionine (R)-S-oxide reductase MsrB, with translation MRKPVIKILLFSLIFLAAAAAFALHGAGVMGDNRKNNAEEARMAMADDPTYAKKEGEDVIYLAGGCFWGLEKYMEGIPGVLDAVSGYANGKIGERVSYEQVCAGGTGYKETVRVVYDPKRVSLETLLFAFFKIIDPGVENRQGNDVGTQYQTGIFYADAASEAVVRRVAAIEKGRAEDGFHVLIEPLAVFHEAEEYHQDYLTKHPNGYCHISREEMDEAKKIKVDAGLYRKSAADELKKRLTERQFAVTQRNATEPPFDNEYYDNEERGIYVDVVTGEPLFSSKDKYASSCGWPAFTKGIDDGAMVRKEDASYGMRRTEVRSRAGDSHLGHVFTGDRESPNGVRYCINSAALRFIPYEEMDKEGYGEFKKYVE, from the coding sequence ATGAGAAAACCGGTAATAAAAATTTTATTATTTTCGTTAATATTCCTTGCCGCGGCGGCGGCTTTTGCGCTGCACGGCGCCGGAGTCATGGGCGATAATAGAAAAAATAATGCAGAGGAGGCGCGGATGGCGATGGCTGACGATCCGACATATGCCAAAAAAGAGGGCGAAGATGTCATTTACCTTGCCGGCGGTTGTTTCTGGGGGCTGGAGAAATATATGGAGGGCATCCCCGGGGTGCTTGACGCCGTATCCGGCTACGCGAACGGCAAAATAGGCGAGCGGGTGAGCTACGAACAGGTTTGCGCCGGCGGCACCGGCTATAAAGAGACGGTGCGCGTCGTCTATGACCCAAAGCGGGTGTCGCTTGAGACGTTGCTCTTCGCCTTCTTCAAGATCATCGACCCAGGTGTTGAGAACCGCCAGGGGAACGACGTCGGCACACAATATCAGACGGGGATATTCTATGCCGATGCCGCCTCCGAAGCCGTCGTCAGGCGTGTCGCCGCCATTGAAAAGGGCCGCGCCGAGGACGGTTTCCATGTGCTCATCGAGCCGCTGGCGGTTTTTCATGAGGCCGAGGAATACCATCAGGACTATCTTACAAAACATCCAAACGGTTACTGCCACATATCACGGGAAGAGATGGATGAGGCGAAAAAGATAAAGGTCGACGCGGGGCTCTATCGGAAATCCGCCGCGGACGAATTGAAGAAAAGGCTGACGGAGCGGCAGTTTGCGGTCACGCAGAGAAACGCCACCGAGCCTCCCTTCGACAACGAATACTACGACAACGAAGAACGCGGCATCTACGTCGATGTCGTCACGGGCGAACCCCTATTCTCTTCTAAAGACAAATACGCCAGCTCCTGCGGCTGGCCGGCCTTCACGAAGGGCATCGACGACGGCGCGATGGTCCGCAAAGAGGACGCCTCCTACGGGATGCGCCGCACCGAAGTGCGCAGCCGCGCCGGGGATTCGCACCTCGGCCACGTCTTTACCGGCGACCGCGAATCGCCGAACGGCGTGCGCTACTGCATCAACAGCGCCGCGCTGCGCTTCATCCCCTATGAGGAGATGGACAAAGAGGGGTACGGAGAATTTAAAAAGTACGTGGAATAG
- a CDS encoding AraC family ligand binding domain-containing protein — MTAEREERLVYYDGDLEIEAYRLSGVVQKFPNHFHDCYVIGVMMGGRRRLWCRGAEYELAAGDIVLFNPRDNHYCSPIDEEPLDYRAVNITPEVMSGLLRETAAGTEKLCFAKNVLFRSDIAQPLASLYDAVAARSPRMEREEALFLLLEQLVEECTVIKRERSGGDERVRLACGYMEEHFAENIALEELTALTGYGKSYLIRSFTKETGLSPYRYLQTVRLGMSKKFLERGVPPIESAAMAGFADQSHFTNFFKEFTGVTPKQYQRIFDVDAASSKREV; from the coding sequence ATGACAGCCGAAAGGGAAGAGCGCCTCGTCTATTACGACGGCGATCTTGAGATAGAAGCGTATAGGCTCAGCGGGGTGGTACAGAAATTCCCGAATCACTTTCACGACTGTTACGTCATCGGGGTGATGATGGGAGGCCGGCGGCGCCTCTGGTGCCGGGGGGCCGAATATGAGCTGGCGGCGGGAGATATCGTTCTCTTCAATCCGCGCGACAACCATTACTGTTCGCCGATAGACGAAGAACCTTTGGATTACCGCGCCGTGAATATAACGCCGGAGGTAATGTCCGGGCTCCTGCGCGAGACGGCGGCCGGCACGGAAAAGCTGTGCTTTGCGAAAAACGTGCTCTTTCGGAGCGATATCGCCCAGCCGTTGGCATCGCTTTACGACGCCGTAGCGGCCCGCTCTCCGAGGATGGAGCGTGAAGAGGCTCTCTTTTTACTGCTTGAGCAGCTCGTTGAGGAATGTACCGTGATCAAGCGTGAGCGAAGCGGCGGCGATGAACGGGTGAGGCTGGCCTGCGGTTATATGGAAGAGCATTTCGCGGAGAATATCGCGCTTGAAGAGCTCACGGCGCTGACTGGGTATGGCAAATCCTACCTTATACGCTCGTTTACAAAAGAAACAGGGCTTTCCCCATATCGTTACCTGCAAACAGTGCGGCTCGGCATGTCCAAAAAATTTCTTGAGCGGGGCGTGCCGCCGATAGAGTCTGCGGCTATGGCCGGTTTCGCCGATCAGAGCCACTTCACCAATTTTTTTAAAGAGTTTACCGGGGTGACGCCCAAGCAGTATCAGCGGATATTTGACGTCGACGCCGCCTCGTCAAAAAGAGAGGTATGA
- a CDS encoding nitroreductase family protein, which produces MKNFYELAQSRQSCRSFKDKAVDGELLVRCVKAASLAPSACNSQPWKFVVVTNDDKKRELSKLTQEIGLNKWTESAPAFIVVVEEAEPILMPRVVEHYGTKRFSEGDVGMATAFLLLEATEQGLGCCIIGTYSDAEVKALFGLPAGDTVRAIVAVGYPADETPRPKSRKDVSEITTLVG; this is translated from the coding sequence ATGAAAAATTTTTATGAACTTGCGCAAAGCCGCCAGAGTTGCCGAAGCTTCAAAGACAAGGCGGTCGACGGCGAGTTGCTAGTGCGCTGCGTGAAGGCGGCCTCGCTCGCGCCTTCGGCCTGCAACAGCCAGCCATGGAAGTTCGTCGTCGTCACGAACGATGACAAGAAGAGAGAGCTTTCAAAGCTGACGCAGGAGATCGGCCTCAATAAGTGGACTGAGTCGGCCCCGGCCTTCATCGTCGTCGTCGAGGAGGCGGAGCCGATATTGATGCCTCGCGTCGTCGAACATTATGGGACGAAGCGTTTCTCCGAGGGCGACGTCGGCATGGCGACGGCCTTCCTTCTTCTCGAAGCGACGGAACAGGGACTCGGTTGCTGCATAATCGGCACCTACAGCGACGCCGAGGTCAAGGCGCTCTTCGGATTGCCCGCGGGCGACACGGTGCGCGCGATCGTGGCGGTCGGATATCCGGCGGATGAGACGCCGCGCCCGAAGAGCCGCAAAGACGTGAGCGAGATCACGACGCTGGTCGGTTGA
- a CDS encoding DUF2000 domain-containing protein, whose product MAMEILNEKCVMVIDEELPLGLIANTAGIIGITLGKHRPEAVGGDVFDKSGRTHRGVIEFPVPILRAGKEKLRAIRTRLYEPEFSELLTVDFSDVAQSCKNYGEYIERSASVEERELSYLGIGICGARKLVNKLTGDLPLLR is encoded by the coding sequence ATGGCAATGGAGATCCTGAACGAAAAATGTGTGATGGTGATAGACGAGGAGCTGCCCTTGGGGCTGATAGCGAACACGGCGGGGATCATCGGCATCACTCTGGGAAAACACCGGCCGGAGGCTGTCGGCGGCGACGTGTTTGACAAGAGCGGGCGGACACACCGCGGCGTCATCGAGTTCCCCGTGCCGATACTGCGGGCGGGCAAAGAAAAGCTCCGCGCGATAAGGACGCGGCTCTATGAGCCCGAATTTTCCGAACTGCTGACGGTGGACTTCTCCGATGTCGCCCAGAGCTGCAAGAATTACGGCGAGTATATAGAAAGATCCGCGTCCGTGGAAGAGCGCGAACTCAGCTATCTGGGGATCGGCATATGCGGCGCGAGAAAACTTGTCAACAAACTGACCGGAGACCTCCCTCTTTTAAGATAA
- a CDS encoding type II toxin-antitoxin system RelE/ParE family toxin, with amino-acid sequence MGSFEVRFLEAALSDLEEITIYIATENKEAAKELHALIITRAKELSTLPYRGPKIPDEKISAMGFRYLSIGKYLIFYKAEKDTVFIHRILDGRRDYPGLF; translated from the coding sequence ATGGGTAGCTTCGAGGTACGCTTCCTGGAGGCCGCACTGTCTGACTTAGAGGAAATAACCATCTATATAGCGACAGAGAATAAAGAGGCAGCCAAGGAGCTGCACGCGCTGATCATCACACGCGCCAAAGAACTTTCAACTCTTCCTTATAGGGGACCGAAAATACCTGACGAAAAAATCTCCGCGATGGGCTTTCGCTATCTTTCGATCGGAAAATATCTTATATTTTACAAAGCGGAGAAGGACACAGTATTCATTCATCGGATACTTGACGGCAGGCGCGATTATCCGGGGCTGTTTTAA
- a CDS encoding metal-dependent hydrolase: MPKLRYLGHSAFCIEGTGLKGLIDPFLTGNPKAAAKAADFTDINAIFLTHTHGDHLGDTVEIALRTGATVYTCNETAAWLSAKGVKTEGMHIGGRARFPFGKVKLTPAWHGDPIIEDGQVRYGGIACGFVIEVDGKKVYHSGDTGLTMEMKLLEAEKIDVACLPIGGYFTMDIDDAARAVDFIHPIKAVPMHYDTFPKIQADPEAFAMAVAEADLLGTEIVILSPGQMLEF, from the coding sequence ATGCCAAAACTTCGTTATCTTGGACACAGCGCATTCTGCATCGAGGGCACGGGACTTAAGGGGCTCATCGATCCTTTTCTTACAGGCAACCCCAAAGCGGCGGCGAAGGCTGCCGATTTTACCGATATCAACGCGATATTCCTCACCCACACCCACGGGGACCATCTCGGCGACACGGTCGAGATAGCCCTGCGGACCGGCGCGACGGTCTATACCTGCAACGAGACGGCGGCCTGGCTATCAGCTAAGGGCGTAAAGACCGAGGGGATGCACATCGGAGGACGCGCCCGGTTCCCCTTCGGCAAGGTCAAACTCACTCCCGCGTGGCATGGCGACCCCATCATCGAGGATGGACAGGTTCGCTACGGCGGCATCGCGTGCGGCTTTGTCATTGAAGTGGACGGAAAAAAGGTCTACCATTCGGGAGACACTGGGCTGACGATGGAAATGAAGCTGCTTGAGGCGGAAAAGATCGATGTCGCCTGCCTGCCGATCGGCGGCTATTTCACGATGGATATTGACGACGCGGCGCGCGCCGTCGATTTTATCCATCCGATCAAGGCGGTCCCGATGCATTATGACACCTTCCCGAAGATACAGGCCGACCCCGAAGCCTTTGCGATGGCTGTCGCCGAGGCCGATCTGCTCGGAACGGAGATCGTGATACTGTCTCCCGGCCAGATGCTGGAGTTTTAA
- a CDS encoding type II toxin-antitoxin system Phd/YefM family antitoxin, with protein sequence MFIKPSTALRNEYNEIAELCKKEDSPVFLTKNGEGDLVVMSIEHYTKREAMLDLRDKLLRSEAERLAGCRSYSVDEVSKRLKELIDG encoded by the coding sequence ATGTTTATAAAACCATCTACCGCTCTGCGCAACGAATACAATGAGATCGCCGAGCTCTGCAAAAAAGAGGACTCTCCGGTCTTTCTAACCAAAAACGGCGAGGGAGACCTCGTGGTGATGAGCATTGAGCATTACACAAAGCGTGAGGCAATGCTCGATCTGCGGGATAAGCTGCTGCGCAGTGAGGCAGAACGACTTGCCGGATGCAGGAGCTATTCCGTTGATGAAGTAAGCAAGCGTTTAAAAGAGCTGATCGATGGGTAG
- the aspS gene encoding aspartate--tRNA ligase: MDRHYDASWQRTMYCGAPRLEDAGKKTVLNGWLRCRRDLGGIIFIELWDKTGVTQVVFNPELNAEAHGRAGALRSEYVLAVKGMLRRRPEGTENPDLATGAVELLVDDFIVLAPAKLIPFELDNADSVNEDLRMKYRYLDLRRESMQANLRTRHDVTRYTRNYFGDNGFIEVETPMLTKSTPEGARDYLVPSRVNPGKFYALPQSPQLFKQLLMVSGCDRYMQIVKCFRDEDLRADRQPEFTQIDLEMSFITEEDIMTLVENYLAGLFKEIMGVDVETPFLRMTWDEAMNKYGIDKPDLRIQMEMAALEEVFAGGENPFAALVEKGGTIKGLRLPGGASLSRKELSDLEGRAKALGAKGMANFQVKEGELKGPLVKFLDEGRIAKLKELSGIENGDALFIMADGNWRRACEILGQIRLELGRERGLVEESFRFLWVTEFPLFEWDEETGRYTAVHHPFTAPMNEDMEYLLSEPGKVRSRAYDVVLNGTELGGGSIRIHNPEMQQKAFQALNFTPEAAKERFGFLLEGLSYGTPPHGGLAIGLDRLVMLMTGSKSIRDVMAFPKNQKAQCPMTDAPSEVETKQLDELSIKTVAPLV, translated from the coding sequence ATGGACCGACATTATGACGCCTCGTGGCAGAGGACCATGTACTGTGGTGCTCCGCGCCTTGAGGACGCAGGAAAAAAGACTGTACTTAACGGATGGCTCAGGTGCCGCCGCGACCTTGGCGGGATCATTTTTATCGAGCTGTGGGACAAGACCGGCGTAACGCAGGTGGTATTCAACCCCGAACTGAACGCCGAGGCGCACGGGCGCGCTGGGGCCCTGCGCAGCGAGTACGTGCTCGCGGTAAAGGGCATGCTGCGCCGCCGCCCCGAGGGCACGGAGAATCCCGATCTCGCGACGGGCGCCGTCGAGCTCCTTGTAGACGACTTCATCGTCCTCGCGCCGGCGAAGCTGATACCCTTTGAGCTGGACAACGCCGACAGCGTCAACGAAGACCTGCGCATGAAGTACCGTTATCTCGACCTGCGCCGCGAGTCGATGCAGGCCAACCTCAGGACGCGTCACGATGTGACGCGCTATACGCGCAACTATTTCGGCGACAACGGCTTTATCGAGGTCGAGACGCCGATGCTCACGAAATCGACGCCAGAGGGCGCGCGCGACTATCTTGTGCCGAGCCGCGTCAACCCCGGCAAATTTTACGCTCTGCCGCAGTCGCCGCAGCTCTTTAAACAGCTGCTGATGGTCAGCGGCTGTGACCGCTATATGCAGATAGTCAAGTGCTTCCGCGACGAGGACCTGCGCGCCGACCGGCAGCCGGAGTTCACGCAGATCGACCTCGAGATGAGCTTCATCACCGAAGAGGATATCATGACGCTCGTTGAGAACTACCTCGCGGGGCTCTTCAAAGAGATCATGGGCGTGGATGTCGAAACGCCCTTCCTGCGCATGACGTGGGACGAGGCGATGAACAAATACGGCATCGACAAGCCTGACCTGCGCATCCAGATGGAGATGGCTGCCCTTGAAGAGGTATTCGCCGGCGGCGAAAATCCCTTCGCGGCGCTGGTCGAAAAGGGCGGCACGATCAAGGGGCTGCGTCTGCCCGGCGGCGCGTCGCTGTCGCGCAAGGAGCTTTCGGACCTTGAGGGCCGCGCAAAGGCGCTGGGCGCGAAGGGCATGGCGAACTTCCAGGTCAAAGAGGGCGAGCTCAAGGGACCGCTCGTGAAGTTCCTCGACGAGGGACGCATCGCGAAGCTCAAAGAGCTTTCCGGCATTGAAAACGGCGACGCGCTCTTTATCATGGCCGACGGAAACTGGCGTCGGGCCTGCGAGATATTGGGGCAGATCCGCCTTGAGCTCGGACGCGAGCGCGGCCTGGTTGAAGAGAGCTTCCGCTTCCTCTGGGTGACTGAATTCCCGCTCTTTGAGTGGGACGAGGAGACGGGGCGCTACACCGCCGTCCATCATCCCTTTACCGCGCCGATGAACGAGGATATGGAATACCTGCTCAGCGAACCGGGCAAAGTGCGTTCGCGCGCCTACGACGTCGTCCTCAACGGCACGGAGCTCGGCGGCGGCTCGATAAGGATACACAACCCCGAAATGCAGCAGAAGGCATTCCAGGCGCTCAACTTCACGCCCGAGGCGGCTAAGGAGCGTTTCGGCTTCCTGCTCGAGGGCTTGAGCTACGGCACGCCGCCGCACGGCGGACTGGCGATCGGCCTTGACCGCCTTGTGATGCTGATGACGGGAAGCAAGTCGATCCGCGACGTCATGGCCTTCCCGAAGAACCAGAAGGCCCAGTGCCCGATGACGGACGCCCCCTCCGAGGTCGAGACAAAACAGCTCGACGAACTCTCGATCAAGACGGTCGCGCCGCTCGTGTAA
- a CDS encoding fumarylacetoacetate hydrolase family protein — MRFATIKTYAGDIAVGETAAVLTKNGAVPVKSINETQKTYWSTDLFSMICNGEIPRINEWYLSGGREELEKAAEITVPFDRVEYGPLYRNPGKIFCIGLNYQAEAATINDTAATDLPGSFYKPPTSIIGTGEKIIIPFLPKEVDGAGDYAKEVDGEAELVVVIGKEGKNIEKENWLDYVAGFTTSIESTVIDVFHKGLRKLCISKSYDSHFAFGPVLITPDEIDDVMKLKVRTIHNGRLEAEDYVGNMMFTPDYLVSFHSEIMKWMPGDVISTGTPKGAIVSDGDTVTTEIDGFVPITCPVAKEKRA; from the coding sequence ATGAGGTTCGCAACCATTAAAACTTACGCCGGCGATATCGCGGTGGGAGAGACAGCCGCCGTTCTGACGAAAAACGGCGCCGTCCCCGTCAAGTCTATCAATGAGACTCAAAAAACATATTGGAGCACGGATCTTTTTTCGATGATCTGCAATGGGGAGATACCGAGGATCAATGAGTGGTACCTATCCGGCGGAAGAGAAGAATTGGAAAAAGCGGCAGAGATAACGGTTCCTTTCGACAGGGTCGAATACGGGCCATTATATCGCAATCCGGGCAAAATATTCTGTATCGGACTCAATTATCAGGCGGAGGCGGCCACGATCAACGATACCGCGGCGACAGACCTTCCCGGCAGTTTTTACAAGCCGCCGACGTCAATAATCGGAACGGGAGAAAAAATCATCATTCCCTTCCTCCCGAAAGAGGTGGACGGAGCCGGCGATTATGCGAAAGAGGTAGACGGAGAGGCCGAGCTTGTCGTAGTTATCGGCAAAGAGGGCAAAAATATAGAAAAAGAGAACTGGCTGGATTACGTCGCCGGATTTACCACATCAATAGAATCCACTGTGATCGACGTATTCCATAAAGGCCTGCGCAAGCTCTGTATCTCAAAAAGCTATGATTCTCATTTCGCCTTCGGCCCCGTGCTTATAACGCCTGATGAAATCGACGATGTCATGAAGCTCAAGGTCAGAACGATCCATAACGGCAGGCTTGAAGCGGAGGATTATGTTGGCAACATGATGTTCACGCCGGATTACCTCGTTTCATTCCATTCTGAAATCATGAAGTGGATGCCGGGCGACGTGATCTCGACAGGGACGCCCAAAGGCGCGATCGTCTCCGACGGGGATACCGTTACCACCGAGATAGACGGTTTCGTTCCCATAACATGCCCCGTGGCGAAGGAAAAAAGAGCTTAG